The Macrobrachium rosenbergii isolate ZJJX-2024 chromosome 14, ASM4041242v1, whole genome shotgun sequence sequence AGAAGTTTCCCCAGTCTTGTTAATGGGAAATGAGTTTCTCAGTATATGACTATATTGCAGATTCAAACTTCACCTCAAAAGTAAGCTATCATGTCCTATTATATACAACTAAGTATGATAAGTGTGTATGTGCTACATCATTTGTTTCAATAATGATGAAAAGTTGTTTGGAAGTTTTTCTACATAAAGAGATTTCCTTTGTCAAGGTTTGTCGTCCAATATGGTATACTACACTTTGTATAAACAAACACTGAGTCTAAATATGCTACAGGTGatgcaagtttattttttttttcatgttacttaTTTGGAAATTGTCAACTTCACCTAAACTTTAAAAAGACGTCTCGTCTCCAAGCTAAAGTTCAAAATGCTTTGCAGATTACTTCCATGCAAGTAGAGAAATTGTCAAAACACTGGACAAACTGAGAATCTCTAGATCAAAACAAAGGACACAATAGCATCAAGAACACCACCTTCATCTGTTTACTATTGTGCTTGATTGGCATTGTGCTTCCAGTTATATAAACAACCTGCATTTATCTAGATGCAAACAAAAGCTTAATGTCACGATCACAGCCACAACTGATTGCAAGACTAGATGCTATGAAGACTGTAGATGTATATCTATCATAGTGTGGTTAGTTCATTACTTCATGACTGATCACTTCATCCAAGTATACATCAGTGTGTACCCAATCCAACGAGCTGCAGAAAGTGTTAACCACTCTACTACAGTTACCAGCTGCAAGTTGATGATGTCTTCAATTCAAAAACATTATATGTACTGCAGTTACCAGTCTTACTTCAATGTCAGCCTTGAATTTCACTAATACTCTTTACTTTGAAAGGCTGCATAACCCGCTGATAATACAGGAACActacaaaaaattaatgtttggTACGACTTTCACTATTGCAGAAGAACCATCATTTTGTGGCAGAGTAGCAGTAGAGAATCATCATTTTGTGGCGTAGTAGtggtaaatacaaaagaaaactggAGTGATGATATTCTAAAATAGATACAGCAGAACTTGGACTGCATGACTTGAAAGAATACATCTTCACAGCTTCTTCGTTAGGTAGCAGACGTAACATAAAGGCACAGAGCTAGATTTACAGtttttgtatatacacaaacattactatgtacaataaaaaaaaaaaccttcagagCATTCATGTACTTCAGAGAAAATACCTCTGAGACTTCACACTCTCCCCTGCTTTACATTATTAGGAGATATTGCTACAACCAACAGTGCATTCATTGAAGATTTGCAGTACTACTTCAAGCAATGCCAAACACCAAGTGCTTCACATCAAAATGAATTCTTACATTCTCCCCAACACCTGCCTGTTGCCCATGGAATGACAACAGGTGTGATAAACCTGCATACACCCATCACTGAGTCCTTCGATCCAATGAATCCTTCTACATAAGAGTAATTGGAGGGTCTACTCCAACACTGGCACTACCCACTCCAAGAAACATGACAAACgtacatacacgcaaacacacttTACACACGATATGGGTGCCAGTTACTCCAGCTGTGGAATGCACATGCACAGGTAACTGAATCACAAGAACAAAAATATCACTATGATCACTGTCATTACTAGGAACAATGCATAAGCACCTCGATATGGATTGCCAAATCCAGAAGAAAACAACTAACCAATAAATCATCTAATCCACCCTTAAAGGACTGCAACCAAAATTAATATTCTGGTGAACGGAATACGAGGAATAAACCAATGACTCAACTGACTGCAAAATTACTGATTATACCAATTGAAAAAGTTGACGGCAAAATACAACACACACTCTCctaaaaaagaaaactcttcaTCAATGGTGCACAACTTTTATGAGTTTTGTCTTTCCAACCAAATAACGATGAGCATTATATAACTTGTTTCATGACTACTCTAGCCATGAGACGGACacgaggctatatatatttattatgactaAGGATGACAGCTGAGAACAACTAAGTAGGATGTCTTGTACGAAGACAACAATTAGTCCTCATCCATgtcgtcatcataatcatcatcatcgtcatagAATTCGTTCTGGGTACCGAAATGCCtgcaaagataaaacaaaacttttaaaacaatgatcttatttttatattttttatatatagtcaaAAACCCTCATGTGTGCACAACCCTTAAGCTAACTCAACTATTACAAACCTTGCACAACCAGGATAAACACTGTAAAATCAGTCATCCCCAGTATACAACCATTTGAAGTATGGGTTTTTGTCTATACTGTACTTTAATCACTACTGATATATCAAAATCACAATTTTACTATCTTCTAAGATTGTAATCAAGAGGTTGTGTTGTTTGTTTGGGTGGGATGCTACGTGATGTGCAGAATATTGTTTCCATATGACTTGTGCACTACAGCACCCAATCTGCAGCATCAAGTCATAAGGAAATATTGTCAAACAGAAATTTAAGGCTTTTGACAAGCGATACAAGACAGCAGCTCAAATCCCAAAAGGGAGGTTTGTAATGGAGTACATATTATAAAGCTGCATGCTTATAATGTATACATCACCACATTGCCTTTAGGGAGAATTGAGTACATGGGTACAATATCTCTGCTTTTTGATTCTAAAGTACATTCAATGGCATATTTGTTTCCACCCACTTTAATTCCCTCTATGAATGGGTGGATGTAGCATTGGGCTGGCAAATCACTGGTCAGCAGTTCAAACCCCCAAAATGATTTGAACTTATCAATTTCCTGCCATCCTTTTTCATCCTCTACTTCCTCTCCTATACAGTACATCCTGACTCTCAAGCTTTGACAATGACGAAAGCAACAACTCCATTAAAAATGTCATTGTATAATCACCCTCTCAGTCATCTGAGCAGACAGCCTGATGATAATGAATACCCCTATTAAACTCTTTAGTGGATCTGACACAAGAGCATGAAGAGTACAGTGGAATGAAAATATCTCGGCTTTTATATTTGCCTTATATCAAACacaatttacattttgtttaatatttttaagtgaaACTGAGGGCATTCAAACACATTAAGGACAAAAACTTGTTGATATAAGCCACCAGATTAGGTAGATCAAAGGAAATGATACTCTATGTCATGATCAAAGGAAATGATACTCTATCTTTAACTCACTAAGTGCAACTTACTCGAGACTTACAGAAACCAGTCATATACCCAAATGTACTGTATTGCAATTTCCTAACGGCACCATAGCTGTAAGGGAGGTACTGCCTACAGCATGCCTTAGCAATAAACTGCTACCTACTCAAGGGTTCTTTATAGCATCTCTCAAGTCACAATGTATTActctctgccttttatttttcttctatttccatCGGTGTCTTGCCACTTGTTCCATTTTCACATATTCAGGAACAAATAATTCAGGCAATCCCTGTGCAAGTAGTCCTGTTAAATCAACTTTATTATAAACTACAAAAACACACAATGTAACATCATACAAAACTggcttacatataaaaaaaaaaaaaaaaaaaaaaaaatttcatcttaaGAAGCTGTTTGTACTGACCTACTGTACAACTAAGTTCTTGAACCTATATTACTGGTACTATATGATTTTTAGTTATGAATGAAACGTAGATAACTTTAAGATTGGTTGTTCCACATGTATAGTAATGATCCAAGAACAAACTTGTCATAtgggaaaacaaatataaagaaaatctgaacaGCATACATTTAGCATTACACACAATAACAGGTGTAGAGATAAGAGGGAGGTTTTACTCTTACAATTCAGAAATGAACTTCAGCCTATGGTTCACATTTAGAGCaactggaaacacaaaagaagcTACTCATGATACAGaagtacaataacaataatgataagtaCTGTAATACAATAACGATTAAGAGCAGGAACAAAATACTATACTGCACCCACCTTGTTAAAACATAGACTACACCCTCGTAGGTAGCCATCATGATAGCCGTATTGGGAATCTGTCTGACAAGCTGGGTGGCTAGTCCCCTGTACAAGCCCCCCCAACCTTCTTCACGCAACACTAGGCCTAAGGTTTGCCAGAAACCTCGATACTTGCAGCCTTCTTCTCTTAACCGAGTCCTTGCAACTTCTGTTGGAGGAAAACAATCACGTGAATTCCTAAGTAAAACGTCAATCAGAGCAAAGCTACAGCCTGCAGTGTACAAACTTAGCATGCTGTATACAGTAAACTGGGTAAACTTTAGGGCATTATGAAGCCTTTCAACCTAAGGAGAATTAGGGTCTTCAGAGATATGCATCCTCATACTTTTgtagttttaagttttataaagaatttatCATGAAGCCAGCAACCTTACCAAACCTCAACGCTTTGAAACTTACAAGAGATCTAAAAGTCCAGTTTATGTGGCTGAGGATTACGAGGCATGAAAAGCTAACAAGAGTGACCAAGCACTAACCATGTGGGTAGCAAATGGAAGAGGCGATGGTTTTAGATGTAGCCCCAGCAAGCATAAATTCGAGAAAGTCCCTTGCAGATCTGCTGCTTGGATTGCCTTgcctaaaatgaaaaaacaacaaattggGACTTGGTACAAGAAACACTTACAACCTGCAAAAAGATTCTATTCATTTAGCCCAGGTGTTATAATTACCCTATGCTTTATGgcacaattttcatattttgaaagatGACCAATGCTGTACGTCAAGAACCACACTGATACGGCAACAAAAATTCACATTTTAGCATGAAAGTTTGTTAAACATCTATAACACAAAAACTCCAGCTATAATGAAAGCAATTTGATCATTGTTACCAAAATTCTAAACAAATAATACTGATCTAAATAGAACATTTTTTGGCCAACACAACCTTATTACTCTTATCTCCTCTTAAACAGTAACATCTTTAAGAGATACAGTAGGTACTGTAAAATATAATACTGAACTAAGAAGTAATATCTTCGAAATTCTGTTAAATTTTACAGTGACCAAAACAACAGATAATGCTATGCAGTTCTGCATACCCTTACCTATACGCAGCAAGCTTAGCTTTGATGGCTTCGTATATGACAAAATGAATGACGGTTTCTGAGATGCCGTAATATGACGCTGTGATCCCTCTGTAAAACCCGCTGATACCCTGTACGGAATGAAAAGCATAATTATAGATGATGACACATAGAAAGCATACAACAAAACAAAGTCAtgcatataacaataaaaaaattttgttctttattgtaCACAGAGCAAAATTACAGATGATGACACAAACTGCATCCAACAGAACACTAACATCATgagtataatgataaaaaatattttgttcttacAGGTTCCCAGGTAATTATAGAACTGAAAATGCTTTTGGCATTTTGATTTAATCGAGTGTATAATACAAGAAATAGCCGAGTCTAAGTGAAAATAATCACCTCTTTTACagaacagttaaaataaaaataaacaaaatagttatTATCATAGTCTTCAGTTTAAAACCACCTCACACTACAGTACTTTATATTCACACGTGCTTTCATCCGCAAAGActcacagaacacacacacacacacacacacacagatcttaaaataacaaacataaaaaacaaaaagttccaAAACCAGGGATAAGCTGGTTTGATCAATCTAGATCCCTCACTTCTATTTGGAATTTTCTGCCTCCTCCTGTATCTCCAACGATGAAGATAGCACTAATGAATGGCTATCTGCAACATCCTTTGGCtccatttgtttttatctggTCTCTTCCCACTTTGCTGTCATCTTTCACTTTGCCTTGctctaattttcactttttattcaaaaaaagtctTCGGATTGTACccaacaagtaataaaaaaaattttaactcgGTGGTCtaatttcatcttcatcatcatcatcatctgtactTCCTGAATCATTCAACCTGCCCCTTTTTCATGAGGTTTGTcaacaataaagaagaaaaattcattatcatttttctgaTGTGACCTAGAGAGACTTGAAAAGCATAATCCAAGTAAGAAACACCAACTACATGACAGctgatgataatatataatgGCCCATATAATTTGGGACAAGTGTTTACATCTGAATCTTTCCTATAACGATGAGACTGAGATTAAGTGTCTGGCAAGACATCACTTTGCATTTGCAGGAAATACTGTGGGTATGTAGACTGGCAGGCACCCAGAAAACATGAACATACCGATGATAATTATACACTGTCACTTACTAAGACATAAATTTCTCTAGGCACTAATATCATTACAAATTGGCAAACAAACTTGGGCAGGAATACTAATAGTAAACAAACATGTTTACTTATGTATGCCCAAGCAATGccagtgtgtacagtatataacgaAGGCGTGTGTACAAATTCAATGGCTTGGTCAAGTGTAGCCAAATACATTCATGCataacaaatacagtaaaaaaaaaaaaaaaagcaaaagtctCAACTTAATACACTACCACTGTGACAAAAAGTATTTTCCTTCGACTTaccataaaagacaaaatatctcactatttattcatttatggacTCAAGTCCACATTATGACACGTTGCTATATCAGTGATATCTATTTTACCCGATTTCAGTAACGGCTGTAAAGCCAAACCTTAAGTTAGCCATACAAATTATTTATTCAGTCACTAATTCTAAACACGAACTTCTGACCTGTTGTCTATAGGTACGGCGTATACAATTAAGGGCTGAGGGAGAATGGCCGTACTGGCTGTACTCTAGTTGCAACCGTGTTTTGATGAACCAGATGGGGTTGGTGGCTGTGCACGCCGTGaaacctggaaaagaaaaacacgttCATCAGACGCCACTAGGAAATGCAATATCTTATTCTTGTTTCCAACCATAAACCTGTAGTTTCTAAATGAAATTCTAAGGAGACTGAAAAATTACTTAAGACATTTAATGTCTCCTGCACCCCTACAAACTCTTCTGTTTTAAACTCTCTTTTCAAAACCATAGTGTTGCCCTAGTGTTATGATTGGCACATAAACCATATCCTCTCTCCCTGCTATTTAGATCTTGATGACTACATTAACTACTGGGGTATTTCTACATGGCACCATTCCAAAGGGGAACTGGTTTTTATTATTGTGGCACATTGAGGTTGAACATGGGGGAAATCTTCACCTACCTAAACAAATAGAACGTGGGGAAAATCTTCACATATCTAAAAAAACTCATGAAAACCTGTCACCTTTGGCATGCTTTCTCTCTAAGTACTGACGTGGGAACAACATGAACTATACAGCAAAAGCGACAATGTGTCCTTCCCAAATCAGATGATATATGAATGAGGATTAAAGACGATTATCAGCAAATGTAAGAACAATGAATTCCAACAAACATTATGACTAACAAATTGTAGTAACCAAAGCAAAGTGCACCATATGCTTTGATCAAGTCGAGCATTGCCCAGAAGGCAAAATTGCAAACTTGCAAATTCTTGCAATGAAGACGAAACCACGAGCATAAATTCAAGGGCAAAAAaagtttggtgagagagagagagagagagagagagagagagagagagagagagagagagaacacagctGATAGCTTAATTCAGCttaagcattttattttgtgATGGGAGCCATTCCAAATTGGATATCCCACTCAGAGCATAAACACTAatgttgtttccttgttacttaaatatttttgcttcttgaagaataagtacaaaaatgtataatgtttgtttattgtaaCACAATACAGAacagacaagaaataaaaatattattttaccgTGGTGATCTTTGAATGTCAAGAACTGAGGTAATTCCATATTCCTTACCAACATTAAAgttagtttataaataaaaataaataaataaatgactccattttgaaatttaataacaaaatcatttatatactaCCAGTTAAGTTAGACCACAAAATAGAttagtgaaatacagtatatctctAAAATGAcaagaagataaaataatgaaattatcataATATTCATTCTAAAAGTGATGTCATCTTGGGATGTCCTAATAGCCCATATATAGACTATTTTGGATATACAAgaggaaagtgataaaaaaaaacacttaaaattgtAGTACTGTACTGTTTGCAAAGCACCTTCAACTTGAGAATACCAATACAATGAGTTTTGGCaaacaaaatgttatttcttaacaattacaaaaacaaaaggtcacCAAATGGTGATCAACATGTCCAACTTGTGAAGCTGCACAGACAATGGTCAAGAATTCTTGATAACTGTTATGAGCTTCCAATGCCTGATCCGAATATCATTTTATCTATTACGAATATGTGCTGgcaaaaatagttttaaagttCTTGTACTCCCCAGGGCAAAATTCACATTCAGGTCCAGGATGGAACATTGCAGGAAGGTACATGCAATGTATTACTTCAACTTTTGGGTATCACAATTCGAGGTGACCACTTGTATACCTTGAGTTAGGTCAGTTCAAACTCTTCAGAGTTTAACTGTTGTCCACTAGGAAGGAAAACAGCAGTTACAACAAATTTTTCAGTGTGCCTCTGCCTAAgagtaaatttcaaaaacaatgaGTGCGTGAGTGTGTGCTGGGGGGAAGGGATTATATGAGATGATCCAGCCAAACTGTTCAtctgaacttttttttacctACCAGTGTTTGTAGGTACTGTACTACAACTGATTCATCACAGACCATTATTGGGTGTactgctttgtgtattgtcatgtgttttctagttttctgg is a genomic window containing:
- the Rim2 gene encoding solute carrier family 25 member 36 — protein: MSINRDTIIHLFAGGCGGTMGAVATCPLEVVKTRLQSSTFSVMGGGPLPPPAAQHGGTTTCPTMPSQHLRGSTSRRLCTSALTSNTQVVHLSHQLPNPQGQPNTLSIFHCLKYIVEVEGPRALFRGLGPNLVGVAPSRAIYFCSYSQMKKVLNNNMTHPDSPIVHIISASWAGFTACTATNPIWFIKTRLQLEYSQYGHSPSALNCIRRTYRQQGISGFYRGITASYYGISETVIHFVIYEAIKAKLAAYRQGNPSSRSARDFLEFMLAGATSKTIASSICYPHEVARTRLREEGCKYRGFWQTLGLVLREEGWGGLYRGLATQLVRQIPNTAIMMATYEGVVYVLTRHFGTQNEFYDDDDDYDDDMDED